CAAAGAGGTATTCAATATTACCAAGGTTGGAACCGTTGCCGGTTGTATGGTAAAAGAAGGCAAAATTACAAGAAGTACAAAGGTCAGGATTATCCGCGACGGAATTGTTGTACACTCCGGTGCTCTTGGATCACTGAAACGGTTTAAGGATGATGCCAAAGAAGTGGTCAGTGGACAGGATTGCGGTCTTAATATCGTTAATTTCAACGACATTAAAGTAGGAGATGTGATTGAAGGTTACAGGGAAATTGAAATTAAAAAGAAACTAAAGTAATAAGAAGCTAACTTCTTATTACTTGGGTTTATTTTTCTTATTTGGCGATTAATTTCTGATAATCATCTGCACTTAACAGTTCCTTAGTTTCTTCAGGATTTTCAATAGAAATCTTGATCATCCAACCTTCTCCGTAAGGATCTTTATTTACTGCTTCAGGAGTAGATTCAAGGGCTTCATTTACTTCCAATACCTGGCCTGAAACAGGCATGTAAAGGTCTGATACCGTCTTAACGGCTTCGACTGTTCCAAAGGATTCGCCTTTTTTAAGGGTTTCTCCCTTTGTTTCAATTTCAACATAAACCACATCGCCCAATTCGCCCTGAGCAAAATCAGTGATGCCTACTATGCCGGTATTCCCTTCAACTCTAAGCCATTCATGGTCTTTTGTAAATTTTAAATCTTGAGGTAAATTCATAAATATTATTTTTTATTGTTAATAATCTTAAAAATTATTCAAAAATACTATTTTTTAAGAAACATCATTTAAGGGCTTCTTTAAATTTATTTATTGCGTGAGGGAGAATTTAATACTGAATCCAATATTTGAATTTGAAGTCGGGTAAGTTTCTGATACATAAGGCTTATTCTGATTGTACTCGTAATAGAATTGCAGGGTGAGGTTATTGCTGAGTGCATAATTGGCCGAAAATTTTAACCCCAATGATTGTTGGCCTGAAGTGGCTTCATCAAGATTCTCCTCCATCTTACGAATAATCGCGATATCCTGCCGTAACGAAAAATCAGCATTGAGTACCAGGTCACTTTTTATTGCTTTCTGCCCGCTGGCTGACTTAAAAATCAACTGTACCTGATTGAAACGATATCCTGCGCCAACAACATATTCATTGCTGCGGGTTTCAGTAAGCTGGTTGTTTGCGAAACTCATATTAAGGTTACGGGTACGTTTGAATTCCACATTGGTCATCAGGTTGTTTTTCCATGTCATATCCACGCTGAGAAGCGGGCTAAACATCTCAGTTATTGAAACCGACGCAATATCATATTGGGGAATATAATTGCCCTGAGCATCTATGGTACTTTTCCCGGCAGCATCTATCCCAAAATCCGAATTTGAAGTGAACGATCCCACATTATAAGTTGACCGGTAGGCATGCCGCAGGCTTACGGTACGGACCAGATTTTGCAAAATGCTGAGTTTCGACAAACCATCGTAGGTGAAACTCCAGTTGGGCATCATGCTTAAAACCGAAGGCATTGAGCTAAGGCTAATCCTTTCAGGGCTTTTATTACTGTAAGCAGCCAAAAATGCAGGTATCAATACTTGCTGGGATGTTGATCCATAACCTTTGGGAAAGATACTGTCAGTTGTAACGGTCCCCTGGTTCTGGAATTCAAGCCGTTTGGCAATGATCATCCTGTATTCTTTAAACTTATGAAATATGTTTGAATAATACTGATCTTTTTGTTTTTGTTTTTCAAAAGCTGTCCCTAAGGTAATATAAGACATTGAAAAGTTACCGTTCACCTGCTTCCCCGAGAAAATATATTCCCCTTTGCTGTTTTTATAAAATCCATCCTCATCATAACTGAAGTATTCGCTTTTATTTTCCGTGTAGCTTCTAAAAGCATTGAGGTCTATCCTGAACCCGTCAAAAGGTTCAAAAGTAGTACGGACATTGAGATTGTCGGTGTGCGTCATGGTATAGGGGACATTCAGGAGGGTATCAGTTGTCAACCAGCGGTATTCGTTCCCCGCGTTGTATGCAAAATCCTTATCCTGAACGCCTAAAATAAAAGGCAAACCGGGAGCAAGTCCGGCAGAAGTTTGTTGTGATCCAAAAAGTTTTGAATTAGGCAGGTATCCAGGCAGATAAGTACCTTCCTGTTGCGTGTAGGAAGCCGAAACATTTTTAACTCCCATTAATGCTTTAGCCAGACTGCGGGCCATCATGGCAAACGGGCTGTCGGTCAATTCAACCTCCCCCTCAATTTTTACTTTGACATTCTTATAGGAGCTGTCGGATACAAAAGATATTTTATTCCCGTTTACGATATCAACCTTCCCTTTTATTTCTTTCCCATCACTGGTATACATTTTCACCTTGACATTTTCAGTGGCCAGGTTATGTATAATCCTTCGCGGCATCTTGGCGGTAAGAAAGATTCCATCTTTTTCATAGTTCACCTTTTTAGTTCGTTTTTTGACCGCCTTGGGATTATATTGGTTGATTTTTTTCAGAAAACCTACCTTATTATAGAGGCTCAACAAGCTCAACTGAGCGTTTAGCTGGCTTTGATTATTGTTTTGAATGGTATTCCCCAGGTTATGATCCACAACAACTTTCCCTACATCCCATTCATAGCTCCCTCCGTAACGGGCTGTTACGGAAACCCAGTTAAATAGAGGGATCTTATTGATGGGCAAAGTATAACCTACGGCAATATCATGGTGATATTGAGTGGTTCGACCAAACTGTTTAATATTGCGCCATACCGAATCTTTCCACTCCTGATACCTAAGCCGGTCGTGAGAATCGACAGCTCCAAGGGGTTCGTCTATTCTGGCCAGATTTGTTGCAGAAAAATCAAGGGTCAGCGAACGGGTGAGGTCGAATTTCAACGTGTAATAACGGTTCCACAGAAAACTTTTATTTACTGTGGAATCAATTTTCAGAAGGGGATTATCTATGTTTCTTAATTTGGTTATTTCATAATCCCGGGTTATGTCGGTTCTGACAGAAACCCTTGAAGGGGTATAGTTAAAGTTAAAATCTTTAATCAGCCTGAAAATAGGTGCATTGAGAAACTTTACCTTGCTAAATGGACTAAAATTTTTAGGCTGGGTATTATAATTGTAGCTCAAAATACCTAAATGTTCTTTTACAATATCATATTCGGTATTGATATTCCTCGCATAAGTTTGAGTATATGAATATGTTGCAGAAAAATTGCCGGGGTCATAGAACTTCGGTTTCACACTGGTTTTATCAACTTTCACATTGGTGAAATTGATGCTCTTTTGAGTGGTATAATCCTGTGAAATATGTTTGATGGAATCTCTTTCATGTCTATTCTTTGCATTGTCCAATGCCACGTTTAAAGGGATGTCCGGATCCATAGGGTTATATTTTGGATTGATCACGGATTGAGAATATCCGATATAAACCGGTATAGACACCTTTGCTTTTTGAGGGAAAAATTTACCCAATTCAAGATTTGAAGAAATATTGTATTGAACATGTTGTTCCTGGCTTCTGGAACTTTCATTCTGATCAATACTTCCAAAACCCGGCTGGCTGATCAAGCCGGATAAAGTAACAGTTCCCAGGTCAGCCAGCTTGGTTGTTGCCCTTGCATTAGCCGCCCATCCCCCATTTTCTTTAAAATCGGTGAGCCTTAATTCGTTGACCCATATTTCGCCAGAGTGTGTCACCCCATTGCCATTGGTTTCTTTAGGATTCCTGATACCGATCAGGATGGTACGGACATTGCTTAAAGTCGGGTTCCCACAAATTCTTACGGTATTTTTCCCATCAGAATATAGATAAGGCGTAGTTGTCGCTACTTTGGCATTGTTCCTGGCCAGTTTGGCTTTTGTAAAAATGTCCAGACTGATATCCATTTCATTTTCCAAGGGCCATACAATACGTCTGGCACTTTCGCTATTGTTGTTGTATCTTCCATAAGGGGTGACCTTCACCGGAACTTCATATTCATAGTAATTATTGCTGTTATCCGTACCCAGCTGTATAAAAACGGTCAAATCGTTATCTTTAAGTATTTCATTGTTAAGCGCTTCGGCATGGACAAACATCTTCAATTTTTTATATTGAAGGAGGTTCAGGCTGCAGGTTTTATATGCTCCGCGAGCATCCCCGTCCTGCAAATTATGAACTTTCAAAACCATTGCCTGCTCATTAAGCTGGGTAACCTGTTGGCTGGTCGGATCAATAACACGGTCAATCCCCGGAGGCAATACATAATTAACAGGCGTTTTGTCAGCGTTTTCTTCAATATTAACCGCGGAAATATCAAATGTCCCGTCTTCAGTCTGGGGTGAGGTCAGGCCCGAGGTGACAGAGTTTAAGGGAAGGGTATATTTGTACCATTCGCCCCTTACCAGATTGAGGGTTGCAAAGCGGAGTACAATTGGTTTTTGAAATCCTTTGAGGAACATACGCATGAAACGAATGGATTCGAAATTCTGAATATTCCCTATAGGTTGACCTTCTTCAATAGGAATACGGAATTGGTACCAGCGTACATTCTTTTTGGTATGATTGGGAAATTCCATTACTGCATCCCGGTAATCCACAACATAATTTTCGCCAATTTTCAAAGAGTTGGGTTCAAGATCAACCTTGTACTGAAAGTAGTTTTCGCTTTCATTCATGGTATTGTCGTTGTTGATATCTTCCCCATCGGGAATGGTAGTGGATATATCCTGGGTACCGGATGAATTTCCTTCTGTATTGTTGTATTTTTTATACCTTTCAAGTATACCCAGATTTTCCTGGTCGTAATCGCTGCCTTTGAAATAATGGAAATCATCATTTGAGGGATCCTTAAGAGCATCCTGCAAAGCTTTTGAGTTTGGGAAAGCCTTACGGATGGCATCAA
The DNA window shown above is from Bacteroidota bacterium and carries:
- the gcvH gene encoding glycine cleavage system protein GcvH — encoded protein: MNLPQDLKFTKDHEWLRVEGNTGIVGITDFAQGELGDVVYVEIETKGETLKKGESFGTVEAVKTVSDLYMPVSGQVLEVNEALESTPEAVNKDPYGEGWMIKISIENPEETKELLSADDYQKLIAK
- the sprA gene encoding cell surface protein SprA produces the protein MNRNLLKYLVIVAVCAILGLVLTKAVASEHPFNPITQRFAQDTTRSDTTKKAKAGKLPYPFKDQENISAPERNASPLYLKDPSNVKPVVEYLPGFNEYLIEKKMGKLDYRLPSSMSAKEYQDYQFKQSLRNYWHEKAAGNTASQSFLPKINLGGEALDNIFGSNVINIVPQGNAELIFGIKTNKTDNPFIQENLRRTTTFDFQQKIQMNVNGSIGDKVKLGFNYNTEATFDFENKTKLEYSGKEDEILKKVEAGNVTLPLSGTLITGSQSLFGLKTEMQFGKLTVTTVLSQQKGQTTQIQTKGGAQTNTFSISADQYEANRHFFLSEYFRNHYNEALKNPNAIDSKTHITRIEVWVTNKTAIYTNSRHIAAFVDLGEPDVYNKVPEFAKVPEAGEYPRNGANNMYKTITDSTRYQIRKIEQVYSSLEPLSSYNFISGQDYEKIENARKLSSSEYEVNTNLGYISLNSALNTDEVLAVAYEYEVDGKTYKVGELSTDVAAPNVLALKLIKGTNLTPLFKPTWNLMMKNIYSLGAYQVNSKNFQLNVLYQDDQTGQSVNYISAGKIKGHILLKVLGLDKLNSQGDPYPDGAFDFVDGVTIKASSGRVIFPVLEPFGSVLGDSITGGSPGSWRNDPIAKKYVFQELYDSTLTKAKLLTEKDKFKLTGSYQASSSSEINLNAMNIPQGSVTVTAGGVKLTEGIDYTVDYTLGRVKIINQGLISSGTSINVSLENNALFSIQTKTLLGTHLDYKVSDNFKLGATLLYLNEKPLTQKVNIGEEPISNTMWGLTGSYNTQSQFLTTLIDKLPLIQTKETSAINLEAEFAQLIPGHNKAIGQSGTSYIDDFESSETSIDLKSLSSWFLASTPQKQNFMFPEGSLNNDLKYGMNRARVAWYNIDPLFLNNSSSTPANIKNNPDFQSDPFVAQVYENQLFPNKEYANNIPPLLSILNLAFYPTEKGPYNFDVKGENGISAGIDQNGNLLKPQTRWGGIMRSIPTVDFESANIQFIEFWMMNPFIEDSVNNSGQLYFNLGDISEDILRDSRKSFENGLPTSGDSSQYVDNSSVWGRVPKFQSVVNAFNNDESTRKYQDVGLDGISDGDEDTKFSGYIDAIRKAFPNSKALQDALKDPSNDDFHYFKGSDYDQENLGILERYKKYNNTEGNSSGTQDISTTIPDGEDINNDNTMNESENYFQYKVDLEPNSLKIGENYVVDYRDAVMEFPNHTKKNVRWYQFRIPIEEGQPIGNIQNFESIRFMRMFLKGFQKPIVLRFATLNLVRGEWYKYTLPLNSVTSGLTSPQTEDGTFDISAVNIEENADKTPVNYVLPPGIDRVIDPTSQQVTQLNEQAMVLKVHNLQDGDARGAYKTCSLNLLQYKKLKMFVHAEALNNEILKDNDLTVFIQLGTDNSNNYYEYEVPVKVTPYGRYNNNSESARRIVWPLENEMDISLDIFTKAKLARNNAKVATTTPYLYSDGKNTVRICGNPTLSNVRTILIGIRNPKETNGNGVTHSGEIWVNELRLTDFKENGGWAANARATTKLADLGTVTLSGLISQPGFGSIDQNESSRSQEQHVQYNISSNLELGKFFPQKAKVSIPVYIGYSQSVINPKYNPMDPDIPLNVALDNAKNRHERDSIKHISQDYTTQKSINFTNVKVDKTSVKPKFYDPGNFSATYSYTQTYARNINTEYDIVKEHLGILSYNYNTQPKNFSPFSKVKFLNAPIFRLIKDFNFNYTPSRVSVRTDITRDYEITKLRNIDNPLLKIDSTVNKSFLWNRYYTLKFDLTRSLTLDFSATNLARIDEPLGAVDSHDRLRYQEWKDSVWRNIKQFGRTTQYHHDIAVGYTLPINKIPLFNWVSVTARYGGSYEWDVGKVVVDHNLGNTIQNNNQSQLNAQLSLLSLYNKVGFLKKINQYNPKAVKKRTKKVNYEKDGIFLTAKMPRRIIHNLATENVKVKMYTSDGKEIKGKVDIVNGNKISFVSDSSYKNVKVKIEGEVELTDSPFAMMARSLAKALMGVKNVSASYTQQEGTYLPGYLPNSKLFGSQQTSAGLAPGLPFILGVQDKDFAYNAGNEYRWLTTDTLLNVPYTMTHTDNLNVRTTFEPFDGFRIDLNAFRSYTENKSEYFSYDEDGFYKNSKGEYIFSGKQVNGNFSMSYITLGTAFEKQKQKDQYYSNIFHKFKEYRMIIAKRLEFQNQGTVTTDSIFPKGYGSTSQQVLIPAFLAAYSNKSPERISLSSMPSVLSMMPNWSFTYDGLSKLSILQNLVRTVSLRHAYRSTYNVGSFTSNSDFGIDAAGKSTIDAQGNYIPQYDIASVSITEMFSPLLSVDMTWKNNLMTNVEFKRTRNLNMSFANNQLTETRSNEYVVGAGYRFNQVQLIFKSASGQKAIKSDLVLNADFSLRQDIAIIRKMEENLDEATSGQQSLGLKFSANYALSNNLTLQFYYEYNQNKPYVSETYPTSNSNIGFSIKFSLTQ